The nucleotide window ACCTGAGTGCGCGGTTACTGGGAAACTACCTGTATCGTCGTGTGACGGCCAGCAAATAGGGAGGGACTGCCATGTTAAAACAGTATTCATTTGAAAAGACGGCCGTGCAAACTTTCGATGACAGCGTCTCGCTGGCCTTGAAGACGGACAACTTACAGGTGTTCTATGGCGCCAACCATGCCATGCATGACGCCAACCTCGAATTTCCGAAGAACCAGATTACAGCCTTGATTGGTGCTTCAGGCTCAGGGAAGTCAACGTACTTGCGGTCACTGAACCGAATGAACGATGGCATTGCCACGGTGACTGGTAAGATTTGGTATCACGGAGTTGATATCAATGAACCAGACGTGAACATCTACGAGATTCGGCGGCACATTGGGATGGTGTTTCAACGACCGAACCCCTTTGCTAAGTCGATTCGGGAAAATATCGTTTATGCCCTGAAAGCCAACGGTATCAAGGGTAAGGATGAACTGGCTTCTCGGGTTGAAAAGAGCCTCAAGGGTGCCGCTCTCTGGGATGAGGTTAAAGACAACCTTGAAAAGAGTGCGCTCTCCTTGTCCGGAGGTCAGCAACAGCGGCTATGTATTGCCCGCTCAATTGCCATGGAACCCGATGTGTTGCTCTTGGATGAACCTTGTAGCGCACTTGATCCAATTTCCACGGTGAAGGTCGAAGAAACCCTGCTGGAATTGCAGAAGAAGTATTCAATTATTATCGTGACGCACAATATGCAACAGGCATCGCGGGTCAGCAGTCAGTGTGCGTTCTTCCATCTGGGTCATGTGATGGAGTACACGCCAACGGCCACGATGTTCAGTAATCCCCAGATTCCAGTCACACAAGACTATATTGCCGGTAGTTTCGGCTAAAAAAACTCGTGAGCAACCACTGCTCACGAGTTTTTTATTTGGCTAATGGTGCATTTTAAATTCTAGGTAACGGTCATTGTAGAGTTGAACTTTGGCTGGAGAGAGGTCTTGGTAGACCTGCAGGTGCTGCAAAGTTTGCGGGTTCGGATAGAATTGTTGATCGTCACGAACCGAGCGGGGAAGCAACGCCTTCGCTGCTTCGTTCGGAGTGGCATAGCCGATGTATTTCGCGTTTTGCGCGGCATTTTGCGGTTCGCTCATGAAGTTGAGAAAGGCGTAAATAGCTTTGGTATGCGTTGCAGTCTTAGGAATTACGAGGTTGTCGAACCACAAGTTACTGCCTTCACTGGGAACGATGTAGTGGAGGTGGGGATTATTGGCTAACATCTCTGCCGCCTCTCCCGACCAGTCAACAGCCAGTGGGGCCTCGTTCTGAATCATGTACATCTTGATTTCATCAGCGACGACGGCTTTCACGTTAGGAGCCAGTTCGTTCAACTTCTTTTCTGCGGCCGACAACGTGGCTGGGTCCGTTGTGTTCATAGATTGGCCTTGCGTAATCAGCGCCATCCCCATGATGTCTCGAGCAGAGTCGATGAGCATGATCTTATCGCGGAACTTCGGTGACCACAGATCCTGCCAGTGCTGTACCTCATTAGCCTGAACGTATTTGTCGTTGTAAATAATGCCCAGCGTGCCCCAGAAATAAGGCATTGAGTAACGATTTCCGCGATCAAACGATTGATTCAAAAAGCGCGGGTCGTAGTTGTGCCAACCGGTTAATTTCCGCTGATCCAGCGGTTTTAGTAGGTGAGCCCGTTTCATCTTGGCCACCATGTATTCACTAGGAATAGCCAAGTCGTACTGAGTACCACCCTGTTTGATTTTGGTGTACATGGCTTCGTTACTGTCAAAGGTTTCCACGTTGACGTGGTAGCCCGTTTCCTTTTGAAATTTCGTCAGGAGGTGGGGGTCAATGTAATCTCCCCAGTTGTAAAGATTGAGCACGTGACTGCCGGTGCTACCGCTCGAAGCCTGCAGGCGGTCGCTAGAATAGCCCAGCAGCCCACAGATAGCTAACAGGGCCACGATAATACTAATTAAACGCTTCATGAAGTCACCCCCCGTTTACGTTGCTTGTGGCGGTGGCTGGCCTGTTGAATCCAGTAGTAACCACCCACGAGTAACAGTGAAAATAGGAACATGA belongs to Levilactobacillus yonginensis and includes:
- a CDS encoding PotD/PotF family extracellular solute-binding protein is translated as MKRLISIIVALLAICGLLGYSSDRLQASSGSTGSHVLNLYNWGDYIDPHLLTKFQKETGYHVNVETFDSNEAMYTKIKQGGTQYDLAIPSEYMVAKMKRAHLLKPLDQRKLTGWHNYDPRFLNQSFDRGNRYSMPYFWGTLGIIYNDKYVQANEVQHWQDLWSPKFRDKIMLIDSARDIMGMALITQGQSMNTTDPATLSAAEKKLNELAPNVKAVVADEIKMYMIQNEAPLAVDWSGEAAEMLANNPHLHYIVPSEGSNLWFDNLVIPKTATHTKAIYAFLNFMSEPQNAAQNAKYIGYATPNEAAKALLPRSVRDDQQFYPNPQTLQHLQVYQDLSPAKVQLYNDRYLEFKMHH
- the pstB gene encoding phosphate ABC transporter ATP-binding protein PstB, giving the protein MLKQYSFEKTAVQTFDDSVSLALKTDNLQVFYGANHAMHDANLEFPKNQITALIGASGSGKSTYLRSLNRMNDGIATVTGKIWYHGVDINEPDVNIYEIRRHIGMVFQRPNPFAKSIRENIVYALKANGIKGKDELASRVEKSLKGAALWDEVKDNLEKSALSLSGGQQQRLCIARSIAMEPDVLLLDEPCSALDPISTVKVEETLLELQKKYSIIIVTHNMQQASRVSSQCAFFHLGHVMEYTPTATMFSNPQIPVTQDYIAGSFG